A region of Triplophysa dalaica isolate WHDGS20190420 chromosome 20, ASM1584641v1, whole genome shotgun sequence DNA encodes the following proteins:
- the lama5 gene encoding laminin subunit alpha-5 isoform X1, translated as MAKGPALFAPALAALLLVHGSWAQELPTNGVNGFSLHPPYFNLAEGTKITATATCGVDENGQAIQDLYCKLVGGPVSGDPSQTIQGQYCDICTSDDTNRAHPISNAIDGTERWWQSPPLSRSAKHNEVNVTLDLGQLYHVAYVLIKFANSPRPDLWVLERSVDFGKTYQPWKFFSSSKRDCIERFGQRTIERINHDDDIICTTEYSRIVPLENGEIVVSLVNGRPGAMNFSYSPVLREFTKATNIRLRFLRTNTLLGHLMGKALRDPTVTRRYYYSIKDISIGGRCVCNGHAEACNAQDPNDPYKLLCDCQHNTCGPSCDRCCPDFNQFPWKPATTYSANECEPCNCHRHSSTCSYDPDVDQRRASLNMQGEYRGGGVCKECQHHTTGINCERCIPGYYRSPDHPLESPFACSKCLCESEFTDGTCEDLTGRCYCKPNYTGENCDACAEGYEHFPVCYQIYISGEARPAGEIINCECNAAGTEGNSCRPNPRTNTCVCKPEFTGEHCDTCTPGHYGLNCQRCQCSGPGCLDGSCDAVTGQSTCRTGFQGHSCEQCEPGYFNYPLCQFCSCSVVGSTPEVCNKAGQCLCRPEFTGPLCDQCRSGIHLYPDCQVCTCDPRTSLNTSCTVSGQCLCKPNYNSPKCDQCAPGYYGYPSCAPCDCSSEGSRFGPCDPVSGQCMCRPNVSGQRCDRCSPGSYDFPLCQAGTCNPEGSVPDDILSIAVNGSCKCRPYVEGLVCDRCKPLYWNLSPDTVYGCSTCDCDTVGTLSEVAACTQSTGQCYCKPNVCSGTCAVCKDGHYNLQSTNYFGCQGCQCDIGGSIGQACDDRYGRCRCRPNVEGPKCNQPRPDHYFPDLHHMKFEVEDGTTMDGRSVRFGYNPLEFESFSWRGYAQMTSIQPRVHVEVLVGSPDLFHVVLHYVNRGGMDVRGRVSVIEDGRHVLCGNCSEQSKQIVFAPSSEPTFVNVPQNTFVEPFVLNPGTWIVIIEAEGILLDYLVLLPSAYYEAPILQLKVTEPCSYSHTQDANQNCLHYMYLSLDDFPSISGNEASCRSDNHLPRPCHNEKITPHHLSMAICSGNDMSVQLRGRVPVPGEYVLVVEYASEDEAPQTLLVSVNSPGERTHQEQITLLHCKYSFLCRAVCVDNMKRVAVFTLSVEADIQLVADRSSFFLHKVFLVPRDQFTMEYLKPKVHCISTHGRFSPDSGSCIPSRFQNPPQSLVLKEGQASSVPEPVLASAPDPSFNADRPATSRPPTAADNNDHMLLNPDQNAVVYSTRVHALGRYVFILHYHQPLHPTYNIQVYINGGRIWRGHANVSFCPHGYGCRSVVMAENQIILDVTDHEVILTLRVPDRSTLWLDYVVVVPENTYSSTFLSEELLDKSYDFISNCGQNSFYINPATASPFCRSSAVSLSAFFNNGAVPCGCHEVGAESDTCESFGGQCQCKPNVIGRDCSQCATGYYGFPNCRPCNCGSRLCEPVTGECICPPRTLQPDCVTCEPQTFGCHPLVGCEMCNCSRPGITSMDISCDTNNGQCRCKNNIVGRQCDKCSPGFYGFPNCRPCDCNAAGTEIDVCDSFTGRCLCKENVEGYRCDQCKLGTFHLDPTNAKGCTKCFCFGATDRCQSSEKRRNEIMDMRAWMLLRSDRQEMPASVYDGQDLIEVDLSDVPDVSQELHWHAPQAYLGDKVSSYGGYLRYRLHTQTMRGDAFLPGETSRPDVILKGNQMTLVYMEREYSSPEDPHEGIVHLVEESFRHAQTGNPVSREELMMVLVALESLQIRALHSQSAQSVSLRAAVLEAAENLPSGRHANNVEICLCPGNYLGDSCQQCSPGYYRDIKGLFLGKCVPCNCNGHSDQCLDGSGICVNCHHNTAGDHCERCQGGFHGNNSIDGHAMSCSSCPCPLQVASNNFAIRCVEKRNNMQCLCMPGYAGFNCERCAPGYYGNPVVIGSTCQPCHCNGNSDPNMLFSDCHPLTGECQSCMHNTAGPHCEICAPGYYGDAITAKNCTRCNCSPCGTDRCDPQTGQCHCKPGVVAAHCERCENGAFGFDSCAGCHKCECDAAAALVLPCDPVSGSCSCRPGVNGPNCRQCAPGYWDYSPDGCRKCDCKGSRCDPRTGECRCAEGLTGRQCDTCISTHSVPVQHGTDVHCEPCDSCVLVLLDDLDKMNQLYESVAQQMSSLNASSSAWSQLNRLNVSMEAIASAIRNYNSSLDESRSRADMLDGELQFIDSDIKELEEKASVTQKKGTDLENNTNSTHSRAQDLLGFIKDIMGNVKGIILQVNQTAQNESKAINQEELAQMISEMESMLRDMRFKTFDFQKRLAENELDQANNLLDRVKNDMANRTLNNDDLAKNIKNKLSQFNQQLMELKDALNEAVNNTAHTVEANNINQKHLDELQKKMNDLLEKQKEVEQQLQMAEDDVTQVNDLLSMLQDSKEEYERLAAQLDGARKPVAEKVQKYAPSAAKISLVEAAEKHAEMLDQLANNISSLISSSNQNGFIQRALNASRAYTNIIDSVLEAETKAKEANESATEALKNIIDEDLAQNAATLKNQSMDLLTEAEKQKNNSERLAPRVDSIKKSLQDAVEKKDKMLEDLKNIQDKLNFSRDDIGKDIADAKSAVEQANNKASNVSDSLVPLQKQLEEWQKQYGDSNASSDDINKALNDANASVTALSDTLPLLMEKLDRLQNTSFQPSNISDSIQKIRQLIEQARNAASKVSVSMQFNGNSGVQVRTPKNVADLAAYSNLRMYVKLPRPNRRRRQAEPSKPQFVFYLGNKDSTKDYMAMKLEGTNLRWYFNVGGDTADVLMPTSVNWDYFNQLALERTLQYGQMAMATDSEGTNIMIKSMVAGGENGLLNLPAEETVFYVGGYPSTFQPPMGLNASSTSFFQGCIELLSLNEELISLYNFEEAFQMNTTTDLPCSRKRPVNTPEWVVDGVYFDGSGYVEVEFNTQKADRMFEQYVKLISQDGILLLFHRGDKFVCVAMHEGLLKVFHNVEGTITNNTDDLSKKAIADAQSKFLDVIFRLGSDEMWVRVDRQRVYTLSSKELQFTDSYFLGGVPEDHMPESLKSVFPKRGSIKGCMRYIKSMRSFVQIKTMKSIGISYGCPDDLLVTREAHFAGEGYLGLNLDNVPDVSDNFYAGIGFRTDQQNGLMFYHQGQSAVCQVILENGRIVISAGENEVRSQKTYNDDNSHYVAFYSNTTGLYIYIDDMRELGEETGTKVTSRAALKYATYVGGTPESNGLTGCISNFFIQTLTEMQNVVDLIKAQEGRRYTFDCPAASQPLEILDSPRKKNPKVKGVSRSHMPHVSSCTGEMPIQEGNALHFSGSSHSHLRFDELPPAFSQTPHVSLGIRVNSSSGLIFHVAGGRNQRTMMLSVFDGHLMLLVNGGKRKTTIRSRKKYSDALWHTVFVKVEGDRASLTVDGIDVQSKRASSGGGRNVFGAPLYIGGLPSNHSAATPGFIGCVRDVKLNEVELQSPSHSVGVIPCFQQPAQQPAVYFSSQGGYLTIEESLVLDRDLEVLLEVRTVSDSGLLLHAGAKKSQQLSLYLNQGQVTVLVNIGSGEFSVSLTPESSICDGLWHSIAIVKKSNVIQLHVDAASEHGVGPKQHVSNGGKETVYLGSVPDTIKVPGLPSDLSSFHGCVRKAELNHRPAKLSKPLSLFGAVGTQGCPLL; from the exons caTGTAACTGTCATAGACACTCGTCGACGTGCTCCTATGATCCAGATGTAGATCAGCGGAGAGCCAGTCTCAACATGCAGGGCGAGTACAGAGGCGGAGGAGTTTGTAAAGAGTGCCAG CATCACACCACAGGTATAAACTGTGAGCGCTGTATTCCCGGATACTACAGGTCACCTGACCATCCCCTGGAGTCGCCATTTGCCTGTTCAA AATGTCTGTGTGAATCTGAGTTCACTGACGGCACATGTGAAGATCTGACCGGACGCTGTTACTGTAAACCAAACTACACGGGTGAGAACTGCGATGCATGTGCTGAGGGATACGAGCACTTTCCTGTCTGCTACC AGATCTACATCAGTGGAGAGGCCCGACCTGCTGGAGAAATCATCA ATTGTGAATGCAATGCTGCAGGTACTGAGGGGAACTCCTGTAGGCCGAACCCTCGCACCAATACTTGTGTGTGTAAGCCTGAATTCACTGGAGAGCACTGCGACACCTGCACACCTGGACATTACGGCCTTAACTGCCAGC GCTGCCAGTGCTCAGGCCCGGGTTGCCTGGATGGGTCCTGTGACGCAGTAACAGGCCAGTCTACGTGTCGCACCGGGTTTCAGGGGCATTCATGCGAGCAGTGTGAGCCCGGCTACTTCAATTACCCGCTGTGCCAAT TTTGTAGTTGTAGTGTCGTTGGCTCTACACCTGAGGTGTGTAATAAAGCCGGTCAGTGTTTGTGCAGGCCCGAGTTCACTGGTCCTCTCTGTGATCAGTGTCGCTCTGGTATCCACTTGTACCCAGACTGCCAGG TGTGCACCTGTGACCCCCGTACATCTCTGAACACCAGTTGTACCGTCTCGGGCCAGTGTCTCTGCAAACCCAACTACAACAGCCCCAAATGTGACCAGTGCGCACCAGGATACTACGGATATCCCAGCTGTGCAC CGTGTGATTGTTCATCGGAGGGTTCTCGATTCGGTCCCTGTGATCCCGTGTCTGGTCAGTGTATGTGTCGTCCAAACGTTTCGGGTCAGAGGTGTGATAGATGCAGTCCTGGATCATATGACTTTCCTCTCTGCCAAG CTGGGACCTGTAATCCGGAAGGCTCTGTGCCTGATGATATCCTGTCCATtgctgtaaat gGTTCGTGTAAGTGTCGGCCGTATGTGGAGGGGCTGGTGTGTGACCGCTGTAAACCTCTCTACTGGAATCTTTCTCCTGATACAGTCTACGGATGCTCAA CTTGTGACTGTGACACAGTAGGAACCCTGAGCGAGGTTGCAGCATGCACTCAG aGCACCGGCCAGTGTTACTGTAAACCCAACGTGTGCAGCGGGACCTGTGCCGTATGCAAAGACGGACACTACAATCTCCAATCTACAAACTACTTTGGGTGCCAAG ggtgtcAGTGTGATATCGGGGGTTCAATTGGACAGGCCTGTGATGACAGATACGGCCGCTGTCGGTGCAGACCCAATGTGGAGGGACCCAAATGTAACCA acCCCGACCGGATCATTATTTCCCCGACCTGCACCATATGAAGTTTGAGGTGGAGGATGGGACCACCATGGATGGCCGTTCGGTAAGGTTTGGTTACAATCCACTGGAGTTTGAGAGCTTTAGCTGGAGAGGGTACGCTCAGATGACATCCATACAG CCGCGAGTTCATGTTGAGGTGTTGGTTGGCTCTCCAGACCTGTTTCATGTCGTCTTGCATTATGTGAATCGTGGTGGCATGGACGTCAGGGGGCGGGTCTCTGTGATCGAGGATGGCAGGCACGTCCTGTGCGGTAATT GCTCTGAACAGTCCAAACAAATCGTCTTTGCACCCAGTTCAGAACCCACGTTTGTCAACGTCCCCCAGAACACTTTTGTGGAGCCGTTCGTCCTGAATCCTGGAACCTGGATTGTGATTATAGAGGCAGAGGGTATTCTGCTG GACTATCTGGTGCTCTTGCCCAGCGCGTATTACGAGGCTCCCATCTTGCAACTGAAAGTGACTGAACCTTGTTCATACAGCCACACACAGGATGCCAATCAGAA CTGTCTGCACTACATGTACCTTTCTTTGGACGACTTCCCATCCATCTCTGGAAATGAAGCCAGCTGCAGATCGGATAACCACCTGCCTCGGCCCTGTCACAATGAAAAGATCACACCACACCATCTCAGCATGGCCATATGCAGCGGCAATGAc atgAGTGTGCAGCTGCGCGGCCGTGTGCCTGTTCCTGGAGAATATGTTTTGGTGGTTGAATACGCTAGTGAAGATGAAGCCCCTCAAACTCTCCTCGTGTCTGTCAACTCACCGGGCGAACGAACACATCAAGAACAAATAACACTGTTACACTGCAAATACAG TTTCCTGTGTCGGGCGGTGTGTGTAGACAACATGAAGCGTGTGGCGGTCTTCACTCTGTCTGTGGAGGCTGATATTCAGCTCGTCGCCGACAGAAGCAGTTTCTTCCTG CACAAAGTGTTCCTCGTCCCACGTGATCAGTTCACCATGGAGTACCTGAAACCCAAAGTTCATTGCATCAGCACACACGGACGCTTCTCTCCGGACAG TGGCTCCTGTATTCCGTCTCGCTTCCAGAACCCTCCTCAGTCTCTGGTTCTGAAAGAGGGTCAGGCGTCCTCTGTGCCCGAACCCGTTCTGGCTTCAGCCCCTGACCCCTCCTTCAATGCAGACAGACCCGCTACCTCCAGACCACCAACAGCAGCGGATAACAATGACCACATGCTACTCAACCCGGATCAG AATGCCGTAGTTTACTCCACACGTGTGCACGCGCTGGGCCGCTATGTGTTCATCCTGCACTATCATCAGCCCCTGCACCCGACCTACAACATCCAGGTTTACATCAACGGAGGACGCATCTGGCGGG GTCATGCCAACGTTTCATTCTGTCCCCATGGTTATGGTTGCCGTAGTGTTGTGATGGCAGAGAACCAGATTATTCTGGATGTGACGGATCATGAGGTCATTTTGACCCTGCGTGTTCCAGACAGAAGTACTCTTTGGCTG GACTATGTTGTGGTGGTACCAGAAAACACCTACAGCTCCACCTTTTTGTCAGAAGAACTGCTGGACAAATCTTATGATTTCATCAGCAACTGTGGACAAAACAGCTTTTACATCAA CCCTGCCACAGCATCTCCATTCTGCCGAAGCTCAGCCGTATCTTTGTCTGCGTTCTTTAATAATGGTGCTGTGCCCTGCGGCTGTCATGAGGTGGGAGCAGAAAGTGACACATGTGAGAGCTTCGGTGGACAGTGTCAATGCAAGCCCAATGTGATCGGCCGAGACTGTTCTCAGTGTGCCACAGGCTACTACGGCTTTCCCAACTGCAGAC CTTGTAACTGTGGATCACGTCTGTGTGAGCCGGTCACGGGTGAGTGTATTTGTCCTCCGCGGACCCTGCAGCCAGACTGTGTGACCTGTGAGCCGCAGACGTTCGGCTGTCATCCTCTGGTGGGCTGTGAGATGTGTAACTGCTCCAGACCCGGAATCACCTCAATGGACATCAGCTGCGACACAAACAACGGCCAGTGCAG GTGCAAAAACAATATCGTTGGGCGTCAGTGTGACAAGTGCTCCCCGGGTTTCTATGGATTCCCCAACTGCAGACCATGTGACTGCAATGCGGCAGGGACAGAGATAGACGTGTGTGACTCCTTCACCGGACGCTGCTTATGCAAG GAAAATGTGGAGGGTTATCGATGTGACCAGTGCAAACTGGGAACATTTCACCTGGACCCCACTAATGCTAAAGGCTGCACCAAATGCTTCTGCTTTGGAGCCACGGACCGTTGCCAAAGTTCTGAGAAACGCCGTAATGAG ATCATGGATATGAGGGCCTGGATGCTGTTGAGAAGTGACAGACAGGAAATGCCTGCGTCTGTGTATGATGGTCAAGATCTGATAGAGGTGGATCTGAGTGATGTACCTGACGTCTCCCAGGAACTCCACTGGCACGCTCCACAAGCTTATCTCGGTGATAAA GTGTCATCTTATGGAGGCTACCTGCGCTACCGGTTGCACACGCAGACAATGCGGGGTGATGCTTTTCTCCCCGGGGAGACCTCTCGTCCAGATGTTATACTAAAG ggaaATCAGATGACTCTGGTGTATATGGAGAGGGAATATTCTTCACCTGAAGATCCTCATGAAGGAATTGTTCATCTGGTAGAG GAGAGCTTCAGACATGCGCAGACAGGGAACCCTGTATCCCGTGAGGAGCTGATGATGGTGCTGGTGGCCCTGGAGTCCCTTCAGATCAGAGCCCTGCACTCTCAATCCGCCCAGTCTGTGTCGCTGCGAGCTGCTGTGCTGGAGGCGGCCGAAAACCTGCCCTCCGGTCGGCACGCCAACAATGTGGAAATTTGTCTTTGTCCTGGAAACTATCTAGGAGACTCCTGTCAG cAATGTTCTCCAGGTTACTATCGTGACATTAAAGGGCTGTTTCTTGGGAAGTGTGTTCCCTGCAACTGTAATGGTCATTCTGATCAGTGTCTGGATGGATCGGGCATTTGTGTG AATTGCCATCATAACACTGCCGGAGATCATTGTGAGAGGTGCCAGGGCGGCTTTCATGGCAACAACAGCATTGACGGACACGCGATGTCCTGCTCCAGCTGTCCCTGCCCACTGCAGGTGGCATCAAACAA ttttgCCATTCGCTGTGTGGAGAAGCGCAATAACATGCAGTGTCTGTGCATGCCTGGCTATGCCGGATTCAATTGTGAGAG GTGCGCCCCGGGCTACTATGGAAACCCTGTGGTGATCGGCAGCACGTGTCAACCGTGCCACTGCAACGGTAACTCAGACCCCAACATGCTGTTCAGCGACTGTCATCCTTTGACGGGAGAGTGTCAGAGCTGCATGCACAACACCGCCGGGCCGCACTGTGAAATCTGCGCCCCTGGTTACTATGGAGACGCCATCACTGCCAAGAACTGCACCC GATGCAATTGTTCTCCGTGTGGCACTGATCGTTGTGACCCTCAGACCGGCCAGTGTCACTGCAAGCCTGGCGTGGTTGCTGCCCATTGTGAACGCTGTGAG AACGGTGCGTTTGGCTTTGATTCGTGCGCTGGTTGCCATAAGTGTGAATGCGATGCTGCGGCGGCGCTGGTTCTGCCGTGTGACCCCGTCAGCGGATCGTGTTCCTGTCGGCCTGGAGTGAACGGGCCGAACTGCCGTCAGTGTGCACCGGGTTACTGGGACTACAGCCCTGATGGCTGCAGGA aatGTGATTGTAAGGGTAGTCGCTGTGATCCTCGCACTGGGGAGTGTCGATGTGCAGAAGGTCTAACAGGAAGACAGTGTGACACGTGTATTAGCACACACAGCGTCCCTGTGCAACACGGAACAGATGTCCACTGCGAAC CCTGTGACAGCTGTGTGTTGGTGCTGCTGGACGATCTGGACAAGATGAACCAGCTTTATGAGTCTGTTGCCCAGCAGATGAGCAGTCTGAATGCTAGCTCCTCTGCCTGGTCTCAGCTAAACCGACTTAATGTGTCAATGGAGGCTATTGCT AGTGCTATAAGAAACTACAACAGCAGTCTGGATGAGAGCAGGAGCCGAGCCGACATGCTGGATGGAGAGCTGCAGTTCATTGATTCAGATATTAAGGAGTTAGAGGAGAAG GCCTCAGTCACACAAAAGAAGGGAACAGATCTGGAGAACAACACTAACTCCACACACAGCAGGGCACAAGACCTGCTCGGCTTTATCAAGGATATCATGGGAAATGTGAAAG GCATTATACTGCAGGTGAACCAGACAGCACAGAATGAAAGCAAGGCGATAAATCAAGAGGAACTGGCTCAGATGATATCCGAGATGGAGTCCATGCTCAGAGACATGCGCTTCAAGACATTTGACTTCCAGAAGAGACTTGCAGAAAATGAGCTGGACCAGGCCAACAATT TGTTAGATCGTGTGAAGAACGACATGGCAAACCGAACACTGAATAATGATGATCTGGCGAagaacatcaaaaacaaactgAGCCAGTTTAACCAGCAGCTTATGGAACTGAAAGACGCTCTGAATGAAGCGGTCAATAACACTGCACACACTGTTGAGGCCAACAACATCAACCAGAAACACCTGGATGAGCTTCAG AAAAAAATGAACGACCTTCTCGAGAAGCAGAAGGAAGTGGAGCAGCAGTTACAGATGGCAGAAGATGATGTGACCCAGGTCAACGATCTGCTCTCCATGCTCCAAGACTCCAAAGAG GAGTATGAACGTCTGGCGGCTCAGCTTGATGGAGCGAGGAAGCCGGTTGCTGAGAAAGTGCAAAAGTATGCTCCGTCCGCCGCTAAAATTTCCCTGGTGGAGGCTGCGGAGAAACACGCTGAAATGCTCGACCAGCTGGCCAACAACATTTCcag TCTCATATCCAGCTCCAACCAGAATGGTTTCATACAGCGAGCTCTGAATGCGTCTCGTGCGTACACCAACATTATAGATAGCGTGCTGGAAGCGGAGACTAAAGCTAAGGAAGCCAACGAATCTGCCACCGAGGCTCTGAAG AACATAATTGATGAGGATCTGGCCCAAAACGCTGCCACGTTGAAGAACCAGAGTATGGATCTCCTGACTGAGGCAGAGAAGCAAAAGAACAACAGTGAAC GTCTGGCGCCCCGCGTGGATTCCATTAAGAAGAGTTTGCAGGACGCTGTGGAGAAAAAAGACAAGATGCTCGAAGACCTGAAAAACATCCAGGATAAGCTCAACTTTAGTCGAG ATGATATAGGGAAGGACATTGCAGATGCTAAGAGCGCGGTGGAGCAGGCTAACAACAAAGCCAGTAATGTCAGCGACTCGCTTGTTCCTCTACAAAAGCAGCTTGAGGAATGGCAAAAGCAGTATGGAGATTCCAACGCCTCCAGTGACGATATCAACAAAGCATTGAACGATGCCAACGCGTCAG TGACGGCACTGAGCGACACTCTTCCACTGCTGATGGAGAAACTAGACCGACTGCAGAACACCTCATTTCAGCCATCCAACATCTCAGACAGCATCCAGAAGATCCGACAACTTATCGAGCAGGCTCGCAATGCTGCTAGCAAG GTGAGCGTGTCCATGCAGTTTAATGGAAACTCTGGAGTACAGGTGAGGACGCCCAAAAATGTGGCCGACCTAGCAGCCTATTCAAATCTACGGATGTACGTCAAGCTTCCCCGTCCCAATCGCAGACGCCGCCAAGCTGAACCCTCCAAACCTCAGTTTGTCTTCTATCTCGGCAACAAAGAC TCTACTAAAGACTATATGGCAATGAAGCTGGAGGGGACAAATCTGCGCTGGTACTTTAACGTGGGAGGAGATACAGCAGATGTTCTAATGCCAACGAGCGTGAATTGGGATTATTTCAACCAACTAGCCCTGGAGAG GACTCTTCAGTACGGTCAGATGGCTATGGCGACTGATTCAGAAGGCACAAATATAATGATTAAAAGCATGGTAGCTGGTGGAGAAAATGGACTACTCAATTTACCAGCCGAGGAGACCGTGTTTTATGTCGGCGGTTACCCCAGCACATTTCAA CCTCCAATGGGTTTAAACGCGTCATCCACAAGCTTTTTCCAAGGATGCATTGAGCTGCTGAGTCTGAATGAAGAGCTCATCAGTCTCTATAACTTTGAGGAAGCATTTCAGATGAACACCACAACTGACCTGCCATGTTCAAG GAAGAGGCCTGTAAACACACCGGAATGGGTGGTTGACGGTGTGTATTTTGATGGTTCGGGTTATGTTGAAGTTGAGTTCAACACTCAGAAAGCCGATCGGATGTTCGAGCAGTATGTCAAACTCATCTCGCAGGATGGAATTCTACTGTTGTTCCACAGAGGG GATAAATTTGTGTGCGTGGCCATGCATGAAGGTCTTCTTAAGGTCTTCCACAATGTTGAGGGAACAATAACAAATAACACTGATGATTTGTCTAAAAAAGCCATTGCTGACGCTCAGTCGAAGTTT CTAGATGTTATCTTTCGACTCGGCAGCGATGAAATGTGGGTGAGGGTAGACCGTCAGAGGGTCTACACCCTTTCAAGCAAAGAACTTCAATTCACAGATAGCTACTTCCTGGGTGGCGTACCCGAGGATCATATGCCTGAGAG TCTGAAGAGTGTGTTTCCTAAGCGTGGCTCCATAAAGGGCTGCATGAGATACATCAAGTCCATGAGGAGCTTCGTTCAGATAAAGACCATGAAGAGTATAGGAATCAGCTACGGTTGTCCTGACGATCTCCTG GTTACCCGTGAAGCCCATTTCGCTGGTGAAGGTTATCTGGGCTTAAATCTGGACAATGTCCCAGATGTCTCAGACAACTTCTACGCTGGTATCGGCTTCAGAACAGATCAGCAGAACGGCCTCATGTTCTACCATCAAGGCCAG aGCGCTGTGTGTCAGGTGATCTTAGAGAACGGTCGTATAGTGATCAGTGCTGGTGAAAATGAGGTCAGGTCACAGAAGACATACAATGATGACAACAGTCACTATGTGGCTTTCTACAGCAACACAACTGG GTTGTACATCTATATAGACGATATGCGTGAGCTTGGAGAAGAAACTGGCACTAAGGTCACCAGCAGGGCGGCGCTGAAATATGCTACTTATGTGGGTGGCACACCTGAATCAAACGGTCTCACCGGCTGCATCAGCAACTTCTTCATCCAGAC ACTTACTGAAATGCAGAACGTTGTGGATCTGATAAAAGCTCAAGAGGGACGCAGATACACTTTTGACTGTCCAGCTGCATCACAGCCACTGGAGATACTGGATTCACCACGGAAGAAGAATCCAAAG GTTAAAGGAGTTTCTAGAAGTCATATGCCACATGTGTCGTCCTGTACGGGTGAGATGCCCATACAGGAAGGCAACGCCCTCCACTTCAGTGGCTCCTCCCACAGCCACCTGCGCTTTGATGAACTCCCTCCAGCATTTAGCCAAAC GCCACACGTGTCTCTTGGCATACGTGTGAACTCTTCGAGCGGTTTGATCTTCCACGTGGCGGGAGGGAGGAACCAGAGAACCATGATGCTGTCTGTGTTTGACGGTCATCTGATGCTGCTGGTCAACGGCGGAAAGAGAAAGACCACCATACGCAGCAGAAAGAAATACAGTGACGCCCTTTGGCACACG GTGTTTGTCAAAGTGGAAGGGGACCGGGCCTCTCTGACTGTGGACGGCATCGACGTTCAGAGCAAGAGAGCATCATCAGGTGGAGGGAGAAACGTGTTTGGAGCTCCGCTTTACATCGGAGGACTTCCATCAAACCACAGTGCAGCTACG CCTGGTTTCATTGGCTGTGTGAGGGATGTGAAACTGAATGAGGTGGAGTTACAGAGCCCGTCTCACAGTGTAGGGGTGATACCCTGTTTCCAGCAACCCGCTCAGCAGCCCGCTGTTTACTTCTCCAGTCAAGGAGGATATCTGACCATCG AAGAGTCACTGGTGCTGGATCGGGACCTGGAGGTCCTTTTGGAGGTTCGGACAGTTTCTGACTCTGGACTCCTGCTGCACGCTGGTGCCAAGAAGAGTCAACAGCTGAGTCTCTACCTCAATCAGGGCCAG GTGACAGTGTTGGTGAACATTGGAAGTGGAGAGTTTTCAGTAAGTCTCACACCAGAGTCGTCGATCTGTGATGGACTTTGGCACAGTATTGCGA tTGTGAAGAAGAGCAATGTAATCCAGTTACATGTGGATGCAGCGAGCGAACATGGAGTGGGTCCCAAACAGCACGTTTCTAACGGAGGCAAAGAGACCGTCTACTTGGGTAGCGTCCCAG ATACCATCAAGGTTCCAGGTCTCCCGTCGGATCTTTCTTCATTCCACGGTTGTGTGAGGAAAGCTGAACTGAATCACCGGCCTGCCAAGCTCTCAAAACCCCTCTCGCTGTTTGGAGCCGTGGGGACTCAGGGCTGCCCTCTCTTATAG